The following coding sequences lie in one Apostichopus japonicus isolate 1M-3 chromosome 13, ASM3797524v1, whole genome shotgun sequence genomic window:
- the LOC139978192 gene encoding membrane protein FAM174-like, translating into MSKVTSLLVSTALLNIFYLVYGGDDEVTHQPVSEESAKSNDDSYTGDYISSKNMYRILIVLGSVTVITLVFFILKAMSGRKNKKTKKYGVLATSGTDVELRPLDDDDEEDEDVTVFDTNR; encoded by the exons ATGTCAAAAGTTACTTCACTTCTTGTCTCTACGGCATTGTTAAACATCTTCTACCTTGTCTACGGAGGCGACGATGAAGTCACCCATCAGCCTGTCAGTGAAGAATCTGCGAAATCAAATGATGACAGCTACACAGGAGACTATATATCATCAAAGAATATGTATCGGATACTTATAGTCCTGGGCTCTGTCACAGTGATAACGTTGGTCTTCTTCATCTTAAAGGCAATGAG TGGCAGAAAGAATAAGAAGACAAAAAAGTATGGTGTGTTGGCGACATCCGGGACAGACGTTGAACTGAGACCACTggacgatgatgatgaagaagacGAAGATGTTACAGTGTTTGATACAAACAGATGA